One Uloborus diversus isolate 005 chromosome 7, Udiv.v.3.1, whole genome shotgun sequence genomic window, tccttttacaaaaaaggaagtattgtattcgcgaaaaaaatttcactcaaaaatcgactttaatttccattttgctcatccccgaatgaatgttgttttttttttccgacttgaCCCCCCATGGATAAATGCccaagaatgtatagacacgcgaaatatttattttaatgattcccgagttaattacgacgagttttctcatgaagtctgtatgtacgtatgtgtgtatgtgcgtatgtatgtcgcataactcaagaacggtatgtcctagttgaaattttgtacgtagacttctagtgcggtctagttgtgcacctccccttttgattgcattcgtgtgtttctaaggggggcttttgcgtctttttggggggaaatcattgttaatttcgatgtaaactcaagtggtgttataatttggcggacacttggcgatatatcaccagtcttttggtcgccaagttttgtcgccaacttggcgacaaatttggagattttttttttttttaatttggtttcaatttggccattgttggtgatatttagagagtaaactattgaatcacattaaaattgccaataataagaaaatgacattaaattggagtaaaaggaagtcatgtgatgcgcacatcagctcgtttttcactCATCCTGACCTCTCCCAATTAAAATCTCTGTGCGCAAATTAATGGCATTAAATTTATTCGAAAGTTTACTTTGgtatattttgttttgtcattaatATAGCTCTCTCTATTATCCGTCAATTTAGCTTATCCGTTTTTTCCGCTGCCCCGTTTAAAAAAGATAACCAGAACTCTGCTGTATATCACTTTAAAAAAGGCTCAGTATCACTAATATTTTGTCATTTAACAAAATATtagtttaatattattattaagttatatttatataaattataaatattagtttaatattattagtttaatattaatattaatattagtttaatatttattataaagattataaaatactatataaatttttgaaaaactttgttcTGGTAACCTCACGATATAGACATAGTCATTCTGAATAACTTTTATCCCCACTGTGTCTATTTTTAACTATCTCACTTAGCTTTCACTCTTATTTCAATAGTGTCATAGCATCTAATGGcttaatactgaagaaaaactcCTAATGAATCAATTTTTAACCTGGATCCATCCGACATCGTTGACtcagaaaactgaaatttctaaatgattttaatttcccTACAATGTTCGTGCTATGAATTAAGTCAGGTATCTCACTTCACAAACTTGAAAAGTCAAACGTTCGAATATCAATGCGATTTAAAGTGGAATTCATTTACCCAAAGATACATTTCTTTCACTTGCTTCAAAACTGAGTTAAAACTAGTGTTTGCTTACCACTTCACCACATTTGGGATCGCCCTTCGAATCGACTCTTTTACCCCCTAAAAAGGAGGGAAGCACGTCGTCGTCAATGTACTTTCTCAATAGTTCTCCAGTTTGatctgaaaaaggaaaaaaaataataataataacaagtaaCATTTTCGGTTAAGTTCAAAACCAtcgtattaatatttttaacaagaaCACATTCTCCAGATTTGCCgtattgaaaataaaacaaaacatttcttaaataaaCTGTCCTCATGCGTACACAATGAAATCAAGTACGGTGTCAAACGTTGTCGATTGCAGAGGGGGCAAGGAGGGGCAAATGTTCATCCCTTGAGGAGAACATCCGGTTTCTACACGTATCCTAAATACCTATATGTcctaaagataatttaaagttcatttttaggacttcaatttcggaacATTTCTGGAAGAGAGCAGCTAACTTGTCGACATTCCCTTCACTTGACCAACAATAGCCtgaactataatttcaaaataatcccACGGTGAAGAATCCTCCAACCTCATTTGCTTCCTTGCGTAACGTCGTCAATGATAGCTCTAAACTAAAACCTTTTTGACGTTAGGGGACTGTTTTTTGGCATTGCAACATTCTGtatctattttttattcaaaacaaagtaCACATAAAGGATTTTTCAATCTTTGTCAAATCTTACTAAATTCATAAAATagaatttacttttttcagaaaaagttaaATCTTAATATGCGAAATGGAAGAATATGGATAAGGGTGGTAGCTTCAAATATTTGGTTCGACTCAGAAAGATCGAATACCCAGCATTGGGGGAGGATGGAGGGAGACAACTAAAAATCACCACGCTGTTGCGTCTTTGCTTGCCCGTCCCGGCTATGCTTACAGATTAAAGACTTCTATCTTAAAAGGAAAGAGAACTTGATGATCATTATCTTTACATTTGTGATTGAAATAGCAACTTTTTCAAACTCATTAGGCAACAACCCAATTGCAAACATAGCATTCTAtgacacatttttgcaatagTGCATTAAAATCAGGTGAAGCAAGAAAATACATGGTATCTGACTAGTGCAGCCATCTCCAGTAACAAATTACATACTTCATGAATAGTTCCAATTTTACTCTAATTCTAATGTGTATTAAGGcatacattataaaaatattctttttacaaGACCAATAATTTTACatcaagtgcaaaaaaaaaaaaaaaaaaaaaaaaagaaagaaagaaaaaaagacgaaagaaagaaatactttactTGGGGGATCGGAGATGTTAGATTTTCTtcatctttattactaataataaagctgaaagtctctctgtctggatgtctggatgtctgtgacacgcataacgcctagaccgtttggccgattttcatgaaatttggcccaaagttagtttgtagcatgggagtgtgcacctcgaagtgaattttcgaaaattcgattttgttctttttctatttcaattttaagaacatttttcggggcaaaattatcataacgacgagttaattacaaaattatcatgacgtggaatggaagagcgaatgaacgtagccaattggcgagaaattcatcatccattatttgtaaatatacaatcgaaccaaatgaccttttaattttctactacgggcaaagccgtgcgggtaccactagttgcaGAATAAAATAGCTTAATTTTCGTGAATAGCTTTCAAAACTCAAGTTACCCGAAATTGAACGACACAGCATGGCAGTAAAATATGAAACGCGCGTTTATGAGGTTAATTAAACACAACATGAAACTTGATCGGAAGCTTTTTGAATCATGCCACGCTTGCATGATTCATGGGAGATACACCACGCTTGCATGATTCAAGCGTGGTGTATCCGCCATGAAGATACACCACGCTTTAGTAAGATTGAGATAATTAAAAACCTTTGTTAACGAAAACTGAAGTATCAAAAATGATTTATAGAACAGAGGGGCTCTATAAAAAAAAGAGCGAATTATGCATGTTTTAAATTCATAATCCTACTATCAGAAATGTCAAGAAATAGTATTCTGCTTTTGTAATTTATCCGTTAAGATGAGTTTTGTTGCAGATTTTCAACAAGAGTTACAGTACGaaagtttttataaaatcttACTTTTAGACACCACTTGAATCTTTTCCAGAAGTGTTGCCCGAAAAATAGGCTTTAAGAGGTTGAAAGCTCTGTGGAAATAACCAGGcgctgaaaggaaaaaaatagtcaaatgaatttgtttttatccgGTTATTTAATAATCAATTCCACCAGTTAACTCTACAAAACTCTTGaaattacaattaattttaattggaaTTACTACCAGTGACCTCTTGTAGATAACAATGGTAGAAGCCACAAAGAAATTACAAAGAATTATTTCTGATATTCGCTTTAAAAAGTCCCATGACCGGTTGACAATCTGGTGTCAATTCCAATATTTCCACAAAGTTCTATTCAAATTAGACTTGCCAGATTTTAGAAACGTCTACCAGGACGCCGgaatgcttcccccccccccccggtcgcTCGTACAaccagataaatttaaacattatttccGACACATAAAAATTTATTAGTTACTTAAGCAAGACGAAGCATTTTGAATaacgaataaaaatttgaacaatatttactcgTACTTCTCATtggctaggattttttttttttttttttgaaagtcttctttcgtttcaatcttgtaaaaatcttcactaACCTATCCGATATTAGtttttcaagtcaatgttacaaatgacacattaaatattctaaataatccttcagttaattattttttagagtttttggatttgtataatcaaatttatcttatACCGGGACATGAAATAAACCGGTCGGGACGCctggattttgtctgaaaaccgggacgtctggcaagcttaATTCTAATCAATGTTTCCACAAATATAATCATTTATGTGTTTTACTTAAGAatcatatttttctgaaataattttgcCCACTTGCAGCTCCTCTTGCTGTTGCGCCCCTGGAGGAGAAACCAACCCCAGGTACGCCACTGCCCATaaccttaaaattttaattcctcaCGCTACATACAGCTTGCAGAACTGTGTGGAAAATTCGTTTGACATAAATGATCGATGGCCAGATGGCCCTTATGGAAAGCTACGCTATCAACACACAACAAATTAtggcagtaaaaataaataatactttaccGTTAATGATGAGAATATGCTTCCATACTTCTGGGTAATGATCTTGAAGCAGGCGGAAGAAGTCCATTCCACTTTCCAtcactgaaagaaaaaatttatttgcaacaTTGTACAGGGTATGTACAATGTATGTGGGACATTGTACAGGGTCCCTCTGAGGTTTGGAAGGCTTATCGATATCTatgctaataatataaagcagtagagtttgtttgaacgcgcttgcctcagaaactactggttcgaattgaaaaattctttttgtgttgaatagtccattcattgaggaaggctataggctatataacatcacgctatgactaacaggagtggagcaaaaataaaaaatgttatgaaaacgggaaaatttatattagaATATAAAATTCTTGGAACGCATAATACGCGAAACCACGGTGGCTCGATCTGATGCCGCGGGCTTACGTAGctagaaatgattttaaaatatatatatttatttatttatgtatacttatcaatgtcttatttttcttattaattaactaataatatataAAGCTAAAGAGTTTGTTCTTGTAAACGCGCTAATCTCACGAACtattggttcgaattgaaaaaatctttttgtgttgaatagtccatttattgaagaaggctatagactatttttttttaatcagattgaccgaaatatttgttattgaaaattaaatgtttaattaattgtttagttctattaATTCATGATAGATGACgtggtaagtttagttctatgaattgcTAATAGACGGTGGGGTAAGTTAACTTTTCGAAAGAGCTCTGGCCGATAGATAGCTGcaaggaaccatgcccatgctacgctgttgtaatcagcgaacagatttttgaatgtctttttttttcgatgttcaggtacataatttgattttgtaggatttttctattgggttttgttttccttatttcttcaacgtttgtttttgttcttgtagttgaagatagttacttatttgagtaaataattttatttgtcgtattattcaattgtgattgatgtttataaagtttttacttttgcattgtttatttggcgaaacactttaaattacaggggggggggtggaccacttcactcgctaaaggcaaggttacggtagcgtggttgcttagCGCATTAAGCGGTGAACTATGTaattgtgtacgcattttagttgaagaaaagtGATCATTTCGCATAAGAACGGGGGCGAAGGGCGGGGAGTTTTTTTGAACAACGGACTTCTTTAGACTTCCtcgcacgggcatcgccgtgggGGTAATGCTAGTTAAACCAAACATGTGACCAACTGCACAGCAATCTCTTCTGTGGCGAGTTCTGGGCtgctttttatattaattttaacctCCAAACAAACAGAGAACTGCACGTAGTTTTCTCATAGTTTACTACACATAGTTTTCTACtagtatatttcaaattttaaattttaattgttgaaaGTAACTAATTTATAAAACACCAAGTATTTAAAATATGCGTTAAATGTGACCAACTGTATAATTATTTCAGATAAGTACGGTGAAAACCATATTTCAACGTtatcacatattttattaaaagcgttacaaaagaaacaaaacaatgaTCAAAATTCTGAATATTTACGGCAAATGCAGGAACTTTTCCgcacacctcttttttttttgggggggggggatttggcaCTACCCATTatcgaaaacagaaaaacatattttttttactaattttataaaaagcatcaaaatatagCATTTGGTCGAAACTTCAACGCGATTGCGGCAGAtaagaaattttccaaaaaaaaatcatttttttatgttcacTTTGTTTTACCAATGGCACCGTTTCCCCGTTCAACTCTTcataaaaaaaaccccaaaaagcaGTATTTTTTGTCCCACTCTAAATGTAGATGCTTtccggccaaaaaaaaaaaaaaattcatctaaTCACCGGTTAAATAGTAAATGATGTGAAGATAAAGTAGAGCGCAATTGATACAGCAATGTTCtaactttttgaagaatttgGTTAACAGAGTTGAAAAGATCGTGAATATCACGAGTTGAATTTGAAACTAATCATTCAAAAAATCCATATCCTTGTGGTGAGTCTTATCACTGAAAAAGAACTTCAACTAAAATTACGTACTTTAACTAAAACTCAAGCTAAGAACTTAAACCGCAATTCAAGTTAAGAACTTTAACATCAACTCAAGTTAAGAGCTTTAACTTCAACTCAAGTTAAGAACTGTAACTTTCACTCAGCGGGCATGTTTAAAAACGGGAGATATTGCTCTTGTCAGCTTGTCAGTTTCGCACCATGCTAGCTGATGATTAGCAAAGTCTGGCATAAAAATGTTTGGCAACCACAACTTGctgtttttaatttaacaaatatcTTCAGCTATTTACCTGATGAGGATGGCTTATTCCTCCGGTCTAGCCGCAGGTTCATGAGCCCAAGAGTTCTCAAAAAATCATAAACCAGGAGAGGACTGGTGTAAATGTCCTCCCTTTCCAGCCCTGCACAATTCAAAAGATGGTCTGGAGATGCCTGGACCAAGCTATTAGTACAGGTCTTAAAAACTTTCTCACCTAAATGAAAAGAAAGGCACTTGATGTGCACACTAAAGGAATTGTGGTACAGCCCCTGGAGATCGAAGACCTGGAGCACCCGAAGACATGGGACTGATTTGGCTCATTAATTTTTACAGGGTAGGGTGTTAACCCTTCCCCCAACACCATTTTAGTCGCCTCTTACGACATGCGTGGGGATACATTGGGACTATTCTTGTCCCTTGCTTACCACATGGTTAGCTATTTACCtgactatctttactaataataaagctgaaagtctctctgtccggaggatgtctggatgtctgtaggatgtgtggatgtctaggatgtctgtgacgcgcatagcgcctaaaccgttcggccgattttcaagaaatttgacacaaagtgagtttgtagcatgggggtgtgcacctcgaagcgatttttcgaaaattcgatgtggttctttttctattccaattttaagaaactttttccgagcaaatgatcacaacgtggaatagtaaattacgaaatcatcataacgtggaaccgttatgagccatggccgagccatttaacataaccaattggcgagaaattcatcctccattatttgttaatatacaggggaaccaatgaccttttaattttctactacgggcaaagccgtgcgggtgccactagtgtttAATAATTAAGAATTGTTCGGAGCATAGTAGTGGTGCACGCAACATGCTTATATTAAGCAAATTTCTCTACTCACCGCATTTATGCATGTAGTCCTGAAGGGCGAAGTCTTCCATATCGAAAATATAAGTCACTTCATTTTGGTCATTTTTaccagtctgaaaaaaaaaaagggcaaaagccCTTTCCAGCATCAGATTGTCGATTCGGTttgaatacactgtaaaaaaaatccgtaaaatttacagaaaaaaactgtcagccaggacgccagttttcttccgtttattttacagaaatcttccgtatttttattatttattcaagctgatttattattttaagaagattaaaaaatgaaattatactttcataaatccatttcaatatttactatactactacgaaatacatgtatacaaaggtaaatttccgaatatgcctctgtaacagatgacaaaaaaacataataataaaatattgattagaatgcaatgaaatggaagttgcaaatgatttaagacttactcgctttaaataaatataagatcaaaaactcgagcacgagaacgaaaatccaaacacgcgggcaaaatttcgaagattcgaagaaaaacaaagtataaccggttacagattcaaaaaaacagagaaatcctgtattttattacgaacagtttttttctgtaaaaaatacggataacttcttcaaaatttacagtttttttttacagtgtacattatGTTTCCGCTACAAATCCCCATACCTTTTCGTTTTCTTTCCTGGCAGTTGCAAGGTCCAGTTCCATGCAGTATGAAAAGTACAGACATTGTTCGTATCCCGTCAAAGACATTATGAAGCCTAAaaagaatgaataagtaaaatattaagaaatctttacaaataataacacTCAAAGTTTGTTAGGATATATGTCGGGATATCTGtgcggatgtctctctgtgacgctcatagcgcctaaaccgttcggccgattttcacgaaattcggCACAGAATAAGTTTATAAAATGGAGGGATAcatttcgaagcgattttttgcaaattcaattttgttctttttttctgtttcaattttaggaacattttaccgagcaattaTCATtccgtggaagagtaaattatcaaattatcataacgaggaaccataacatgggcgaggaAATGAggatagcaaattggcgagacattcatcatccattgtttgtaaatgtacaggcgaatcaaatgatcttttaatttttctactacgagcaaagccgtgcgggtaccgcttaGTAATAAATAAGAGCAAAACAGAGTTTGTTCCCCTCACTGTAGGTATGGAGCAATATCTAGTTAATAAAAGGATAGTCTGAAGTGGATCGATGTGTTACTGCAACTTgttacaaactaaataaatagtttattaagagccattgtctgtaaggatcaggcaggttgtgattgttgacatttttaattttctttatttttgcaaatgttgttccttatcatgaatgtaatgtttgtgcaaaatatgagctttgtctgccttaccgtttttgggaaattaaattttttaatttagggggcgtggcacatttttgcgtgtttttcaaatttgcagattttaaagttcttgttgctttaagcgcccctataatgacatggatttttaaattctatactattatatggtcttcttagatactattacagctgtcaaatcggtgtcactacgagggcgatggccacgaactccgtttaaaaatgaccgaaaatgaatttttttctatattcaaggccaattttctcaaagcgccttcatgatgacaccaacatttttagatcattttctagccacacttacatacatcaaaaatatgtatcaaaatcggtgtcactataagggcgcctgaagatattggaacttttattcgataaatttcacaaaaacacaaatatttaaaatctaactacaactgtcgccctcatagcagagatctgatactaaattaggttgataaccaacatgtttgtctaacattttcacaaaaaaaatcggtgtcactcctattatttttggaaatataatcgttcgaagttagtacgttatggcgtttttttatatttatttatttaatcttttcacccccagatagtttttttgaacatatttatttttaatttataaaaaatgtgtatcttttaacataaatagctttgggcagtaagagcgtctttttcttgaatagaaaatgcccgtttttatataggtacaggcagatgtattgtgcataatatgtctagattatcataccaatactcatcttgttttttcggcccaaacaaatctatttatttcaattgttcttgacatacctcaacttgcaaatggattttatacgaaagatgtatagagagaagctcttacaaacatcttatataaatgcttcaaattttcaactaataaatacccctgcattgccaaaagtttaatttaatgaaattggatggtccctatctttacgagctcagttaaagttcacttcaaagcagaaggagtatttataagaacattttacgattggtgaaaatactgggaaaaaacaacattcctgtcaagttgcacactagatgagaaatgcagttcgtaacggggaaaaaactgttcgttgcttcagagtattgtactatgaaacaaatcctatccttttttttcgatggaagaaacaaaaaaccgaatgcattctcaatacatcaaatgagaatattgaagaaagcgaacattcagaatctgaaactgaatttgaggatgacgtagaccaaaacgaagaaaacattaagaatcaagtcaaaccaatttcagaaagacgatcatctcttattgaaaactgctaattttgtagcactaaagcatgggaaaacatggtatcccagaaaaagagtagaagatgaccatttgcaagtttatgtcaaatgcatgtcaagaacaattggagtaaataaatttgtttggccggaaaaaacaagacgagtattggtataatagtctagacatgttatgcacaatagatccacctggtacctatatcaaaacgggcattttctattcaagaaaaagactctcttgctgcccaaagctgtttatgttataaggtacacttctttgtattaaattaaaaataaatatgtacaaaaaaaaatctgggtgtgaaaatattaaataaataaatatataaaaaaaacgtcataacgtactaacttggaacgattatatttccaaaaataataggagtgacaccgatttttttttgtgcaaatgttagacaaacatgttggttatcaacctaatgtagtatcagatatctgctatgagggcgacagttgtaattagattctaaatatttgtgtttttgtgaaatttattgaataaaagttccaatatctgctggcgcccttatagtgacgccgattttgatacatatttttgatgtatgtaagtgtggctagaaaatgatctataaatgttggtgtcatcatgaaggcgctttgagaaaattggccttgaatatagaaaaaaaattcattttcggtcatttttaaacggagtttgtgggcgtcgccctcgtagtgtcaccgatttgacagctgtaacagtatctaacaagaccatatagtaatatggaattaaaaaatccaggtcattataagggcgcttcaagcaacaagcacattaaaatctgcaaatttgaaaaaccggcaaaaatgtgccacgccccctaaacaaaaaaaaattgttttctcaaaaatggtgagtcagacaaaactcaaatttcggatttacattacatttatgacaaggaacaacatatgtgaaaataaaaaaaattaaaaatgtcaacaatcacaaatgctttaaactgcctgagtcttacagacaatggctcttaacgtTTAGTATCCTAACCTTGATAATCCAACCCAAAAGATACGTATCTAATGGGCGTTCCATCTTTAGCAATCCCAATCAAACAGGTCCTCTCATATTTTTCAGCCACCTGCAACGACAAAATGCGTTAAAATCATTATATTCTTTTTGCTATAATTGAAAGGAAGAATGCATTATTATCAACAACTGTGATATAAGATTTTTCAAAGCTTCTCAGCAGAGCCATGTAAAAAGGGTAAGACTCTAAGAGTGTAGAGTAAGCGTTGCTAAGTTCTTGAAATTTTACAAATACTCCAGTGGTGTGAAAATGGATTTGTTTTAGAGGGGTCGATATAACTAACAAGCTTAGCCTCTTCcccgctattttttttttgagcaatcacgattgcttattgttctcatttgactgttttgaattcctatgattttattaaccccccccccgcctccctctg contains:
- the LOC129226206 gene encoding SEC14-like protein 2 → MDTPENVADLLKQFRENVFDILTPDHTDAILLKWLRARNYNLKKAEYNFREVDSNKTIFGVKTMLETYVKPEVAEKYERTCLIGIAKDGTPIRYVSFGLDYQGFIMSLTGYEQCLYFSYCMELDLATARKENEKTGKNDQNEVTYIFDMEDFALQDYMHKCVMESGMDFFRLLQDHYPEVWKHILIINAPGYFHRAFNLLKPIFRATLLEKIQVVSKNQTGELLRKYIDDDVLPSFLGGKRVDSKGDPKCGEVFPIMNHPYCKIPQEFYVNNRKPLLSLKEPGVQSVTIGARSVYNVPVVVKKACTKVSFRYRSEGGSLGIRILYRENE